Proteins found in one Triticum aestivum cultivar Chinese Spring chromosome 4D, IWGSC CS RefSeq v2.1, whole genome shotgun sequence genomic segment:
- the LOC123095992 gene encoding ACT domain-containing protein ACR3, producing MKYVSGPYFEPDFDPVLDRLGTSGVVVDNETREDCSLVKVDSVNRDGVLLEMVQLLTDLDLVIYKSYISSDGGWLMDVFHVTDQIGRKLTDPSLPGFIQRALLPFQRSGSPKFTTCLGNVVGPGGPDVSDCASLEFTVHDRPGLLSSITQVLVDQGCHVASGQAWTHNGRAAGVLYVTTTGADGAALHPSRWARIERLVNAVVDARENVSGERRWVCMSAPVRGRVHTERRMHQLMHDDRDYESGPAPTPVDEEHFCMGDRAATAARSVHRTQTRVTIENWEERGYAIVKMTSRDRPKLLFDTVCALTDMHYVVFHATAGAQGPLAIQEYYIRHKDGRTVDSNAERQKVSRCLVAAVERRASHGVRVEVRATDRSGLLSDFTRMLREHGLSLLRVEIKRQKEEAIGTFFLVTDTGGEVRPEALCAVRARVAEMGISLDVAKGAPGWPPVKKTRAPATSPADQERPRSSLGSFLWSHLGKLSNNFGLIRS from the exons ATGAAGTACGTGTCCGGGCCCTACTTCGAGCCGGACTTCGATCCGGTCCTCGACCGCCTCGGCACCTCAGG GGTCGTCGTCGACAATGAGACGCGCGAGGACTGCTCGCTCGTCAAGGTGGACAGCGTGAACCGGGACGGCGTGCTGCTGGAGATGGTGCAGCTGCTCACCGATCTCGACCTCGTCATCTACAAGTCCTACATCTCCTCCGACGGCGGCTGGCTCATGGACG TGTTCCACGTGACGGACCAGATCGGGCGCAAGCTGACGGACCCGTCGCTCCCGGGCTTCATCCAGCGGGCGCTCCTGCCGTTCCAGCGCTCCGGCAGCCCCAAGTTCACCACCTGCCTCGGCAACGTGGTCGGCCCCGGCGGCCCCGACGTGTCGGACTGCGCCTCACTCGAGTTCACCGTGCACGACCGCCCGGGCCTGCTCTCCTCCATCACCCAGGTGCTCGTCGACCAGGGCTGCCACGTCGCGTCCGGCCAGGCCTGGACGCACAACGGCCGCGCCGCCGGGGTGCTCTACGTCACCACCACCGGCGCCGACGGCGCGGCGCTGCACCCGAGCCGCTGGGCGCGCATCGAGCGGCTCGTCAACGCCGTGGTGGACGCGCGCGAGAACGTGTCGGGCGAGCGGCGCTGGGTGTGCATGTCGGCGCCCGTGCGCGGCCGCGTCCACACCGAGCGCCGGATGCACCAGCTCATGCACGACGACCGCGACTACGAGTCCGGCCCCGCCCCGACGCCCGTCGACGAGGAGCATTTCTGCATGGGCGACCGGGCGGCCACCGCGGCCCGGTCGGTGCACCGCACCCAGACGCGCGTCACCATCGAAAACTGGGAGGAGCGGGGCTACGCCATCGTCAAGATGACGAGCAGGGACCGCCCCAAGCTGCTCTTCGACACCGTCTGCGCGCTCACCGACATGCACTACGTCGTCTTCCATGCCACCGCCGGGGCCCAGGGCCCTCTCGCCATCCAG GAGTACTACATCCGGCACAAGGACGGCCGCACGGTGGACAGCAACGCCGAGCGGCAGAAGGTCTCCCGGTGCCTCGTCGCCGCGGTGGAGCGGAGGGCGTCTCAT GGCGTGAGGGTGGAGGTGCGCGCCACCGACCGGTCGGGGCTGCTCTCGGACTTCACCAGGATGCTGCGGGAGCACGGGCTGTCGCTGCTGAGGGTGGAGATCAAGCGGCAGAAGGAGGAGGCCATCGGGACCTTCTTCCTCGTCACCGACACCGGCGGCGAGGTGCGGCCCGAGGCGCTGTGCGCGGTGCGGGCAAGGGTCGCCGAGATGGGCATCTCGCTCGACGTGGCCAAAGGAGCGCCTGGCTGGCCGCCGGTGAAGAAGACGAGAGCGCCGGCGACGTCACCGGCCGATCAGGAGAGGCCCAGGTCCTCCCTGGGGAGCTTCCTGTGGTCGCACCTTGGGAAGCTCTCCAATAACTTTGGCCTCATCAGGTCTTAA
- the LOC123095991 gene encoding uncharacterized protein, with amino-acid sequence MSWLARSIATSLNIPEDSGADDDPDAVAAAASHPSARTPPPPHSAAADGVKEDLTELSKTLNRQFWGVANFLAPPPGEGSPSPSPSPSSAGGQSTDAGTPPEIAGIQRDFSEFSGRFRSGISRISSHKAVSGFSSIASNFFAPEDGEEEELLEAVNDEREDDARLNKPEDEEEARHEREDDEGRHYLEKMARLGVADDEVRDEWEEQRARHQADDDEVSDEWEEQRVRHRADDGKVWPEEQEEVDGPELERARVMQEEEVEEEWDVIGITDEVLTFATNIARHPETWLDFPLLPDEEESDGPFSYFDMSDAQQEHALAIGHLAPTLAALRIELCPIHMSEECFWKIYFVLLHPRLSKHDAELLSTPQIVEARAMLMQHQSKQHATEQLRRHKDDFGTHSEDDSSKDVMEAFPSVRQHAASITPITDFEIEKHPIQGTEVTVVDKTVIKEQLREDGSKASNVMQETFDDDIDDWFDEEADLAGHTTILIGDEEDVSFSDLEDDDDTK; translated from the exons atgTCATGGCTCGCCCGCTCCATAGCCACCTCCCTCAACATCCCCGAAGATTCAGGCGCCGACGAtgaccccgacgccgtcgccgcagCCGCCTCCCATCCCTCCGcgcgcaccccgccgccgcctcaCTCGGCCGCGGCGGACGGCGTCAAGGAGGACCTCACCGAGCTATCCAAAACCCTAAATCGCCAATTCTGGGGCGTCGCCAacttcctcgcgccgccgcccggggaGGGCTCGCCCTCGCCTTCGCCCTCCCCTTCATCCGCGGGGGGTCAATCCACCGACGCGGGGACGCCCCCTGAGATTGCCGGGATCCAGCGCGACTTCTCCGAGTTCAGCGGGAGGTTCAGGAGCGGGATCTCGCGGATCTCGAGCCACAAGGCCGTCTCCGGGTTCTCCAGCATCGCCTCCAATTTCTTCGCCCCTGAAgacggggaagaggaggagttGCTCGAGGCTGTCAACGACGAGAGGGAGGATGATGCGAGGCTAAATAagccggaggatgaggaagaggcgagGCATGAGAGGGAGGATGACGAGGGAAGGCATTACTTGGAGAAGATGGCGCGGCTTGGGGTGGCAGACGACGAGGTGAGGGATGAGTGGGAGGAGCAAAGGGCCAGACATCAGGCGGATGACGACGAGGTGAGCGATGAGTGGGAGGAGCAAAGGGTCAGACATCGGGCGGATGACGGCAAGGTATGGCCTGAGGAGCAGGAGGAGGTGGATGGCCCTGAGCTGGAACGGGCGAGGGTAATgcaagaggaggaggtggaggaggagtggGATGTGATTGGCATCACCGACGAGGTCCTCACATTCGCCACCAACATTGCCAGGCACCCGGAGACCTGGCTTGACTTTCCCCTGCTACCTGACGAAGAGGAGTCTGATGGCCCATTCTCAT ATTTTGACATGTCTGATGCTCAGCAAGAGCATGCTTTGGCTATTGGGCACCTTGCTCCTACATTAGCTGCTTTGCGGATTGAACTATGCCCAATCCATATGAGCGAAGAATGCTTTTGGAAAATTTATTTTGTTCTTCTACATCCTAGACTGAGCAAGCATGACGCTGAACTACTGTCCACACCACAG ATTGTGGAAGCTAGAGCAATGCTTATGCAACACCAGTCAAAGCAACATGCAACAGAGCAGTTACGTCGCCATAAAGATGACTTTGGAACGCATTCGGAAGATGACAGCTCCAAGGACGTCATGGAGGCGTTCCCATCTGTGCGACAACATGCAGCTTCGATCACCCCCATAACAGATTTTGAGATTGAAAAACATCCTATCCAAGGAACTGAAGTCACAGTGGTGGACAAAACAGTCATCAAAGAGCAACTGAGGGAGGATGGTAGCAAGGCCTCAAATGTTATGCAAGAAACATTTGATGACGACATAGACGATTGGTTTGACGAGGAGGCCGATCTCGCTGGGCACACCACCATTCTCATAGGCGACGAGGAAGATGTGTCATTCAGTGATTTGGAGGATGACGATGATACGAAATGA